One Chitinophagales bacterium DNA segment encodes these proteins:
- a CDS encoding DUF433 domain-containing protein — protein MIDYKQIITIEPGKRGGKPCIRGMRITVSDVLGWLAAGMTVQDILSDFDELTETDIYAVLSYAADRENKIYQIAI, from the coding sequence ATGATAGATTATAAACAAATAATTACGATAGAACCCGGAAAACGTGGAGGAAAACCATGTATCAGAGGTATGAGAATAACTGTTAGTGATGTACTTGGGTGGTTAGCCGCTGGTATGACTGTTCAAGATATACTGTCTGATTTTGACGAATTGACTGAGACAGACATTTATGCTGTATTAAGTTACGCTGCCGATAGAGAAAATAAAATTTACCAGATTGCCATATGA
- a CDS encoding DCC1-like thiol-disulfide oxidoreductase family protein, translating to MEIQKHENKAIVFFDGDCVFCSGSVQWVMQNEKSEELYFAALQTDFAKEFLPAQNLDLESLPDSILLWYENQLFVKSEAALKIAEYLKFPLSLIRVFSILPTAFNNFFYDFIARNRYDWFGKRESCFRPLPEEKDRFLSE from the coding sequence ATGGAAATTCAAAAACATGAAAACAAAGCAATCGTATTTTTTGATGGAGATTGTGTGTTTTGCAGCGGCAGTGTACAGTGGGTAATGCAAAATGAGAAAAGCGAAGAATTGTACTTTGCAGCACTGCAAACTGATTTTGCAAAAGAATTTTTACCGGCTCAGAATTTAGACCTCGAATCATTGCCCGACAGCATATTGTTGTGGTATGAAAATCAATTGTTTGTAAAATCTGAAGCAGCACTTAAAATAGCTGAATACCTGAAATTTCCCTTGTCATTGATTCGTGTATTTAGCATACTACCAACAGCTTTTAATAATTTCTTTTACGATTTTATCGCCCGTAATCGCTATGATTGGTTTGGTAAAAGAGAAAGCTGTTTTAGGCCCCTGCCAGAAGAAAAAGATAGGTTTTTGAGTGAGTGA
- a CDS encoding T9SS type A sorting domain-containing protein gives MNLLKMQINPALFLFCIITIAVQLSAQERIYDLGYNPQLYHSNYNPDAVNQLGLVKNNYLIVPDTINIPFLEDFARDRLFQRKPWNNLVFDTILRSVQLGSITDSLEFMFDDTSWNYTVNGSTLDSTPKMRDTLILNNDQFDPQITTDTLIVWPAFYRYTLNGGTLDSVKVEPDSTIVYSEFKLIRDPNARWLENQVFINSTNVLEKLSNNVATFDGLNENGLPYDPDQTNSGPADTLTSQAMDLSSFSFNDSLYLSFFYVSTGLGNKPEPEDSLILEFNKNGVWDIVWSSPGFASVNDVIEDWKAVIIPIDDNFYFTKTFQFRFRNKATLTGNNDHWHIDYIYLAANRSDIDTVMRDVSVLNPPTNFLDRYTSMPWNQYEGFEAQETAEELFLSFKNNFSVAQTISFSYQVNEIDGNNIYNIYDFPTQGTSLPPFSPFSIGFPTSNFVPFNINTQSDSVLIELTSYIDEIPSALSTNTDTARMLVPFYNYLAYDDGSAEKAYGLEGPGLKNFAYEFNLNVPDTLRAIQFHFTQINFDASDLLFTLKVWSEINLSGNGNDVLIYEKEFQKPRYVARKNGFVTYRLDTPLLVSGSFYVGWDQTDEENIQVGLDLNNSAQSYMYYKIGNNWNNSLVEAAPMIRPILGKELPVAVPEIEAKAAPEFTIYPNPSNAVYNIKVSEAGKYTYNIFDLQGKRVQNGSFFGDREQFSLQREVAGFYLLQIADLDEQKSYAFRLIKL, from the coding sequence ATGAATTTATTGAAGATGCAGATTAATCCTGCCTTATTCCTATTTTGTATAATAACCATTGCTGTGCAGCTTTCTGCCCAGGAACGCATCTATGATCTGGGTTACAATCCTCAGCTTTATCACAGCAACTACAATCCCGATGCAGTCAATCAATTGGGACTTGTGAAAAATAATTACCTGATTGTTCCCGATACGATTAATATTCCTTTTTTGGAAGATTTTGCAAGAGATCGTTTGTTTCAGCGCAAACCCTGGAACAACCTTGTGTTTGATACCATTTTGCGTTCCGTACAATTGGGAAGTATTACAGATTCCCTTGAGTTTATGTTTGATGATACCTCCTGGAATTATACTGTAAATGGGAGTACGCTTGACTCTACACCAAAAATGCGGGACACTTTAATCTTAAATAATGATCAATTTGATCCGCAAATTACTACAGATACACTTATAGTATGGCCTGCGTTTTATCGCTATACACTTAATGGCGGTACACTTGATTCTGTAAAAGTTGAACCGGATTCCACTATCGTTTACAGTGAATTTAAATTGATTCGCGACCCGAATGCGCGATGGTTGGAAAACCAGGTTTTTATCAACAGCACCAATGTGCTCGAAAAACTCAGTAATAATGTAGCCACATTTGACGGGCTAAATGAAAACGGGCTGCCCTATGACCCAGATCAAACAAATAGCGGCCCGGCTGATACGCTCACATCTCAGGCGATGGATTTGAGCAGTTTTTCTTTTAACGATAGTTTATACCTCAGCTTTTTCTATGTCTCTACAGGGCTGGGAAACAAACCTGAACCTGAAGATTCCCTTATATTGGAGTTTAATAAAAATGGAGTTTGGGATATTGTATGGAGTAGCCCCGGTTTTGCCTCTGTTAATGATGTAATAGAAGATTGGAAAGCGGTTATAATACCGATTGATGATAATTTTTATTTTACAAAAACCTTTCAATTTAGATTTAGAAACAAAGCCACACTTACCGGAAACAATGACCATTGGCATATTGACTACATTTATCTTGCAGCCAATAGAAGTGACATAGATACAGTGATGCGCGATGTTTCGGTTTTAAATCCCCCGACTAATTTTTTAGACAGATATACCAGTATGCCCTGGAATCAATATGAGGGTTTTGAAGCGCAGGAAACGGCTGAAGAGCTTTTTCTTTCATTTAAAAATAATTTTTCGGTAGCGCAAACCATTAGTTTCTCCTATCAGGTAAATGAAATAGATGGGAATAATATTTATAATATTTACGATTTCCCTACACAGGGCACATCCCTACCACCTTTTTCTCCTTTCTCTATTGGTTTTCCCACTTCAAATTTTGTGCCTTTTAATATCAATACGCAAAGCGATTCAGTTTTGATAGAATTGACTTCCTATATAGATGAGATTCCTTCAGCTTTAAGTACAAATACAGATACAGCACGAATGCTTGTGCCTTTTTACAATTACCTGGCTTATGACGATGGCAGTGCTGAAAAGGCATATGGACTTGAAGGACCCGGGCTGAAAAATTTCGCCTATGAATTCAACCTGAATGTACCTGATACATTGCGAGCCATTCAGTTTCATTTTACACAGATCAATTTTGATGCATCCGATCTGCTTTTTACGCTTAAAGTTTGGAGCGAAATCAATTTAAGTGGAAATGGAAATGATGTATTGATCTATGAAAAAGAATTTCAAAAGCCAAGATACGTGGCGCGAAAAAATGGCTTTGTAACTTATAGGCTGGACACTCCATTATTGGTGAGTGGTTCATTTTATGTCGGTTGGGACCAGACTGATGAAGAAAATATTCAGGTTGGTCTCGATTTGAACAATTCAGCCCAATCCTACATGTATTATAAAATCGGTAATAATTGGAACAACTCACTGGTTGAAGCTGCGCCTATGATCCGTCCGATATTGGGCAAAGAGTTGCCGGTAGCTGTGCCGGAAATTGAAGCAAAAGCTGCGCCTGAGTTTACAATTTACCCCAATCCTTCCAATGCGGTTTACAATATAAAGGTAAGTGAAGCCGGAAAATATACCTACAATATCTTTGATCTTCAGGGCAAAAGGGTGCAGAACGGCAGCTTTTTTGGAGATCGGGAGCAGTTTTCCCTTCAAAGGGAAGTAGCAGGTTTTTATTTGCTGCAAATTGCTGATCTCGATGAACAGAAATCCTATGCATTCCGTTTGATCAAATTATAA
- a CDS encoding PASTA domain-containing protein, which yields MKLIKLIFTKFFWINIVLAMLFISAGIWITFTALDSYTKHGETITVPDLRGLTLKQVKIYLNKKQLEYAVIDSAFTVDEPPTTVLDQDPKAASKVKENRKIYLTINATQPPKVKMPDLIDKSLRQASIELESWSLKVGELSYKPDLAQNAVLDQLYNDSTIAPGALLPKGSVVDLVLGDGFGNTTIEVPNLSGLTLEEAKWSLIASSLNLGAVVYDETVEDSTEAVIYSQIPEFVEENPRTLNMGESIDVFLTKELPESVQGHIDTTDNEAIIDEFIEDAD from the coding sequence TTGAAGCTCATTAAGCTCATATTTACAAAATTTTTCTGGATCAATATTGTATTGGCCATGCTTTTTATAAGTGCAGGTATTTGGATAACATTTACAGCATTAGACAGTTATACCAAGCATGGTGAAACCATTACGGTGCCTGATTTGCGTGGATTGACTTTAAAGCAGGTGAAAATTTACCTCAATAAAAAACAATTGGAATACGCGGTTATTGATTCTGCTTTCACAGTAGATGAACCGCCCACAACTGTGCTCGATCAGGATCCCAAAGCGGCTTCTAAGGTGAAGGAAAACCGAAAAATTTATTTAACCATCAATGCTACTCAGCCACCTAAAGTAAAAATGCCCGATCTTATAGATAAATCACTGAGACAGGCTTCTATAGAATTGGAGTCCTGGAGTTTGAAAGTAGGAGAGTTGAGTTATAAACCTGATCTGGCACAAAATGCAGTGCTCGATCAGTTGTATAATGATTCTACAATTGCACCGGGAGCTTTATTACCTAAAGGTTCTGTAGTGGATCTGGTATTGGGAGATGGCTTTGGCAATACGACTATAGAAGTGCCCAATTTGAGTGGGCTTACATTAGAAGAAGCCAAATGGAGCCTTATTGCCTCTTCACTGAACCTTGGTGCTGTTGTCTATGACGAAACAGTGGAAGACAGTACTGAAGCAGTAATTTACAGTCAAATCCCTGAATTTGTAGAAGAAAATCCAAGAACACTCAATATGGGAGAGTCAATTGACGTTTTCCTGACCAAAGAATTGCCTGAGTCAGTACAGGGGCATATTGATACAACAGATAATGAAGCAATTATCGATGAATTTATTGAAGATGCAGATTAA
- a CDS encoding SDR family NAD(P)-dependent oxidoreductase has translation MEKFTDKVALIIGAANGIGKATAIEFAKRGAKVIIADSFTSNKTLDYINSYNGEAIYMPSELSLKYNIKMLMEKCVSEFGKIDYAVNYPSFENTIISPRKNKKDNAEVMISDSIKYIWMCMKYELPYMLKRGGGSIVNCSSVVGSIELNFLAEYAVLKYKTISLSKPKLNINQFNVRINAISSEIMKRGNAITAGKIEASRHKSKTRIISKKVFQLFANKCIDKPTSTGVLKSELGNLTMI, from the coding sequence ATGGAAAAATTTACAGACAAAGTTGCATTGATTATTGGTGCTGCAAATGGAATAGGAAAAGCAACAGCAATTGAATTTGCAAAAAGAGGGGCTAAAGTGATTATTGCTGATTCTTTTACAAGTAACAAGACACTTGACTACATCAATTCATACAATGGTGAAGCCATATACATGCCTTCTGAATTATCGCTTAAATATAATATCAAAATGTTGATGGAGAAGTGTGTTTCTGAATTTGGAAAGATAGATTATGCGGTTAACTATCCGAGTTTTGAGAACACTATTATTTCACCCCGGAAAAATAAAAAAGATAATGCTGAGGTAATGATAAGTGATAGTATTAAATATATTTGGATGTGCATGAAATATGAACTGCCATATATGCTTAAGAGAGGGGGTGGATCGATAGTCAATTGTTCTTCAGTTGTTGGCTCCATCGAGTTAAATTTTTTAGCTGAATATGCTGTATTAAAGTATAAAACAATCTCATTATCAAAACCTAAACTGAATATTAATCAATTCAATGTCAGGATTAATGCTATCAGCAGTGAAATTATGAAAAGAGGCAATGCAATAACTGCAGGAAAAATAGAAGCATCAAGACACAAAAGTAAAACAAGGATAATTTCCAAAAAAGTATTTCAGCTTTTCGCCAACAAATGCATTGATAAACCAACAAGCACAGGTGTTCTAAAAAGTGAATTGGGTAATCTTACAATGATTTAG